A stretch of Paludisphaera borealis DNA encodes these proteins:
- a CDS encoding ammonium transporter yields the protein MKELTACLVWAGGMMALALGAIFAHKLGYIDRDTVTRLVTGVIGLWMVWYGNRMPKAMVLVRVPASAGQARRVASWSMVLSGLVYAGLWAFAPIPVAATVGSGAVLAGVAVTLGYCLSRRAKPKAV from the coding sequence ATGAAGGAACTGACGGCATGTCTCGTCTGGGCCGGCGGCATGATGGCCCTGGCGCTTGGCGCGATCTTCGCGCACAAGCTGGGCTATATCGACCGCGACACGGTCACACGGTTGGTCACCGGCGTTATCGGGCTCTGGATGGTCTGGTACGGCAACCGGATGCCCAAGGCCATGGTCCTGGTCCGGGTCCCCGCCAGCGCCGGCCAGGCCAGGCGGGTCGCGAGTTGGTCCATGGTGCTGAGCGGGCTCGTCTATGCCGGCCTGTGGGCGTTCGCGCCGATCCCGGTGGCCGCGACGGTCGGGAGCGGCGCGGTCCTGGCGGGAGTAGCGGTGACGCTCGGCTATTGCCTGTCGCGGCGGGCCAAGCCGAAAGCCGTCTAA
- a CDS encoding autorepressor SdpR family transcription factor, whose translation MSKVFKALSDPTRRRVLLLLRKGPMSAGELSDQFDFSKPTMSAHFAVLKEADLVHAEKVGKSIIYHLKLSVLEEALLGFVHSFGLGAEAPEPKKEITR comes from the coding sequence ATGAGCAAGGTATTCAAAGCCCTTTCCGATCCGACACGCCGCCGCGTGCTGCTGCTGCTCCGCAAGGGGCCGATGAGCGCGGGCGAGCTCAGCGACCAGTTCGACTTCTCCAAGCCGACGATGTCGGCGCACTTCGCGGTGTTGAAGGAGGCCGACCTGGTGCACGCCGAGAAGGTCGGCAAGTCCATCATCTATCACCTGAAGCTCTCGGTGCTCGAAGAGGCGCTGCTGGGCTTCGTCCATTCGTTCGGCCTGGGCGCGGAGGCGCCGGAGCCCAAGAAGGAGATCACACGATGA